The Rhinopithecus roxellana isolate Shanxi Qingling chromosome 13, ASM756505v1, whole genome shotgun sequence genome contains a region encoding:
- the ZMAT5 gene encoding zinc finger matrin-type protein 5 has translation MGKRYFCDYCDRSFQDNLHNRKKHLNGLQHLKAKKVWYDMFRDAAAILLDEQNKRPCRKFLLTGQCDFGSNCRFSHMSERDLQELSIQVEEERRAREWLLDAPELPEGHLEDWLEKRAKRLSSAPSSRAEPIRTTVFQYPVGWPPVQELPPSLRAPPPGGWPLQPRVQWG, from the exons ATGGGGAAGCGATACTTCTGTGACTACTGTGACCGCTCCTTCCAGGACAACCTCCACAACCGCAAGAAGCACCTGAACGGACTGCAGCACCTCAAGGCCAAGAAGGTCTGGTACGACATGTTCCGAG ATGCAGCTGCCATCTTGCTGGATGAGCAGAACAAGCGGCCCTGCAGGAAGTTTCTACTGACAG GCCAGTGCGACTTTGGCTCCAACTGCAGATTTTCCCACATGTCAGAGCGAGACCTGCAGGAGCTGAGCATCCAGGTGGAGG AGGAGAGGCGAGCCAGGGAGTGGCTGCTAGATGCTCCCGAGCTCCCCGAGGGCCATCTGGAGGACTGGCTGGAGAAGAGAGCCAAGCGGCTGAGCTCAGCCCCAAGCAGCAG ggcTGAACCCATCAGAACCACCGTCTTCCAGTACCCCGTGGGCTGGCCACCAGTCCAAGAGCTGCCCCCATCCCTGCGGGCACCCCCACCTGGGGGGTGGCCCCTGCAgcccagagtgcagtggggctGA
- the CABP7 gene encoding calcium-binding protein 7 — protein sequence MPFHPVTAALMYRGIYTVPNLLSEQRPVDIPEDELEEIREAFKVFDRDGNGFISKQELGTAMRSLGYMPNEVELEVIIQRLDMDGDGQVDFEEFVTLLGPKLSTSGIPEKFHGTDFDTVFWKCDMQKLTVDELKRLLYDTFCEHLSMKDIENIIMTEEESHLGTAEECPVDVETCSNQQIRQTCVRKSLICAFAIAFIISVMLIAANQVLRSGMK from the exons ATGCCGTTCCACCCGGTGACGGCGGCGTTGATGTACCGGGGCATCTACACCGTGCCCAACCTGCTGTCGGAGCAGCGCCCGGTGGACATCCCGGAGGACGAGCTGGAGG AGATCCGAGAGGCCTTCAAGGTGTTTGACCGTGATGGCAATGGCTTCATCTCCAAGCAGGAGCTGGGCACAGCCATGCGCTCACTGGGTTACATGCCCAACGaggtggagctggaggtcatcatCCAGCGGCTGGACATGGATG GTGACGGTCAAGTGGACTTTGAGGAGTTTGTGACCCTCCTGGGACCCAAACTCTCCACGTCAGGGATCCCAGAGAAGTTCCATGGCACTGACTTTGACACTGTCTTCTGGAAG TGCGACATGCAGAAGCTGACGGTAGACGAGCTGAAGCGGCTGCTCTATGACACCTTCTGCGAGCACCTGTCCATGAAGGACATAGAGAACATCATCATGACGGAGGAGGAGAGCCACCTGGGCACAGCCGAGGAGTGCCCCGTGGACGTGGAGA CCTGCTCCAACCAGCAGATCCGCCAGACGTGTGTGCGCAAGAGTCTCATCTGCGCCTTCGCCATCGCCTTCATCATCAGTGTCATGCTCATTGCGGCCAACCAGGTGCTGCGCAGCGGCATGAAGTAG